The genomic interval CGGATTTCGGATTTCGGATTTCATTAATGTTTCTTATTAAACCTTTATTTCATTGCTTTCTTTAAATATTAGCTAAACACGTACCAATTACTTGAAAGAAATCTACTTTGATAGTTACAATTTGTCTATGAGGAAGTTAAATACTTGCGGAATATTTATAGGAGGAACGGATACAGGCGTTGGAAAAACATTGATAACAGGGCTTTTAGGAAGGTATTTTTTAGAATTTGGTTTAAATATTGTAACGCAAAAATGGGTAGATGCTGGAGGATGTGATATAAAAACACATTTTAGACTGATGAAGAAAAAACCAAATCTTCCAATTGACTATCTTTCTCCATATATCTTTACATTCCCCTGCTCTCCCCATTTATGTTCAAGGATTTTTAATAAAGCAATAAAACCAGATGTTATAAAGGAAAAATTTTTATTTTTAAAGGAAAGATATGATTTCGTCCTTGTTGAGGGAACAGGTGGTCTTCTCGTTCCAATTTCAAGAAAAACTTTAATTATAGATATTGTAAATGAGGTTTCTCTGCCTGTTTTGATTGTTTCAAAAAATAGGCTTGGAACAATAAATCATAGCCTCCTTACAATTGAGGCATTGAAAAATAGAAATATGAAAATTTTGGGAATTATATTTAATAACCCAAAAAGGGAGAAGGAAGAGATTTTAAAGAATAATCCAAAGATAATAAGGGATTTGACAAAAATAAGGGTTTTGGGAATACTTCCATATATAAATGACATAGAGGCATTATATAAGGCATTTATTCCAATAGGAAATAAGATTTATAACAGTTCTAAACTTTAGAACTTCTAAACTTCTTAAACATTGGCTTCTTTCATACAAAATGGATCTACATCCATATAGTCAAGACTATAGGAATATGCCCTTGCCCTGCATCCTCCGCAGGATTTTTTATGGGAGCATATTCCACACCTACCTTTATATTCCATAAGCCTTAATTCTTTAAAAACAGAAGAATTCCTCCAGAGCTTACCAAATGACATTTCCCTTACATTTCCTGCCTTAATTGGAAGATATGGACAGGGATGGACATCGCCACCTGGAAGGATACAGCAATAGCTTATTCCTGCAAGGCATCCTCTGGTATATTTTGAAGGGTTATAAAGCATAAATTGGGGGGCGCAGACAGGCTTAACCTCTATCTCTATTGTCTTTTGCTTTTCCAATATTTTTCTTAAAATATCTTTATACCTTGCTATATCCTCATTTATCTCCCCTGCCCTTCCTGTTTTTACAAGGAAAAATATATGAATTGCTAATGCACCAAGGGATTTTGAAAAATCTATGAGCTCTTCTATTTCTCTATAATTAAAATCCATTATTGTTGTATGGATTTGAAAAGGAAGACCAATATCCTTGCAATTTTTTATTCCATCCATTGTTCTTTTATACGCAAAGGATTTTCCCCTAAATTCATTATGTAGCTTTTCGGATGTAGAATCAAGGCTTATTCCTACCCTTGCAAGCCCGGAATCTTTTAGCCTTGAAACAATAAGTTTTGTAAGCAATGTTCCATTTGTTCCCATTGTCATTCTAAGACCAAGCCTTACTCCATATTCAATAAGACTATAGACATCCTTCCTTAAAATAGGCTCACCACCAGAGAGGATAACCATTTTAAAGCCAGCCTCTTTTATCTCTGAAAGAAGCCTACAGCCTTCATCAAAGG from bacterium carries:
- a CDS encoding radical SAM protein; translated protein: MLISWNITKECNLSCKHCYRDAGEKAPDELSFDEGCRLLSEIKEAGFKMVILSGGEPILRKDVYSLIEYGVRLGLRMTMGTNGTLLTKLIVSRLKDSGLARVGISLDSTSEKLHNEFRGKSFAYKRTMDGIKNCKDIGLPFQIHTTIMDFNYREIEELIDFSKSLGALAIHIFFLVKTGRAGEINEDIARYKDILRKILEKQKTIEIEVKPVCAPQFMLYNPSKYTRGCLAGISYCCILPGGDVHPCPYLPIKAGNVREMSFGKLWRNSSVFKELRLMEYKGRCGICSHKKSCGGCRARAYSYSLDYMDVDPFCMKEANV
- the bioD gene encoding dethiobiotin synthase, with amino-acid sequence MRKLNTCGIFIGGTDTGVGKTLITGLLGRYFLEFGLNIVTQKWVDAGGCDIKTHFRLMKKKPNLPIDYLSPYIFTFPCSPHLCSRIFNKAIKPDVIKEKFLFLKERYDFVLVEGTGGLLVPISRKTLIIDIVNEVSLPVLIVSKNRLGTINHSLLTIEALKNRNMKILGIIFNNPKREKEEILKNNPKIIRDLTKIRVLGILPYINDIEALYKAFIPIGNKIYNSSKL